In Desulforegula conservatrix Mb1Pa, the genomic stretch TTTGCCGGAATGTCTAACAATGGCAATAATGTCGTTTCTGATGACGCCGTCAAGTTGGCATTCTCCGTGATTCAATTCATATCCTTTGGACAGTCTTGGTACTGGCATCGAGGCAATTATTTTCCCGGAATAATCCACAATTCGGAATATTTTTTCCTCCCCGCATTCAACTTCCTGAACTACCGGACTATTTTCCTTTTCAGGATAGATAAGCCAACCTGATAATTCGTTGCAGTCTTTATCCTCAGCACAAACAAACGAAACAAAACCATTTATAAAAAAGCCGCACAGAACAGTAAGTACAAACAATTTCCTCAAGAAGATTCTCCCTTTTTTGACTTTGCCTTGATAGCGAGCCATCCTTCGAGCCTCTGCTTCACGAGCTTTTCGTATCCTCTTTCCGTGGGTATGTAGTATCTTTTGCCTTCAAGGCCTTTCGGCATGTATTCCTGGGAAGCATATCCATCTTTAAAATCATGGGCATATTTATAATCCTTGCCATAGCCAAGCCCTTTCATCATGGATGTGGGAGCGTTTCTTATATGCATGGGGACAGGAAGATATCCGGTTTCCTCAGCCTCTGCCGCGACTTTTTTGAAAGCCATGTACAGACTGTTGCTTTTTGGTGCAGTGGCAAGATATACGGCTGCATGGGCAAGAGCCAGATCTCCTTCCGGATGACCGAGAAACTTGAAGGTCTCAACTGCGTTCAAGGCTACCTGAAGAGCTGAAGAGTCCGCCATCCCTATATCTTCGGATGCAAATCTGACCATGCGCCTTGCTATGTAAAATGGATCCTCACCAGATCCAAGCATCCTTGCAAGCCAGTAAAGCGCTGCGTCCGGATCACTCCCCCTGAGGCTTTTATGAAATGCTGAAATAATATTATAATGCTGCTCACCGGATTTGTCGTAGAAAGAGCTTTTTCTGCTTAGAGCCGTTTTTACAATCTCTTCTGTCGCTATTTTATCCTCATTTTCAAGGGATGAAACATAGGATGCGGTGGCTTCGAGGCTTCCCAGCGCAAATCTTGCGTCACCACCTGAAATGGACGCGATATATGCAATGGCTGAATCCGTAAATGAAGTTCCTGATGATGCGAGACCATTTGAGGAATCTTCCAAGGCTCTTTTAAGGATTTTTATTATGGATCCATCCGAAAGGGATTCCATGACAACAATCCTGCACCTTGAAAGAAGGGCCGGAATTATTTCAAAGGACGGAT encodes the following:
- a CDS encoding replication-associated recombination protein A; its protein translation is MKPDSSDLFDVKKNRGETYAPLAERMRPASLDEFSGQEQVVADGSIIRLSIENDQLFSMILWGPPGCGKTTLARIVAKKTKSRFIQISAVLSGVKDVRQIIDEANEARRTSGKRTILFVDEIHRFNKSQQDAFLPHVESGLLTLIGATTENPSFEIIPALLSRCRIVVMESLSDGSIIKILKRALEDSSNGLASSGTSFTDSAIAYIASISGGDARFALGSLEATASYVSSLENEDKIATEEIVKTALSRKSSFYDKSGEQHYNIISAFHKSLRGSDPDAALYWLARMLGSGEDPFYIARRMVRFASEDIGMADSSALQVALNAVETFKFLGHPEGDLALAHAAVYLATAPKSNSLYMAFKKVAAEAEETGYLPVPMHIRNAPTSMMKGLGYGKDYKYAHDFKDGYASQEYMPKGLEGKRYYIPTERGYEKLVKQRLEGWLAIKAKSKKGESS